The Ascochyta rabiei chromosome 15, complete sequence genome window below encodes:
- a CDS encoding Adenosylmethionine cyclotransferase translates to MAEELSKNFETLQLHAGQTPDSATNSRAVPIYATTSFTFNDSAHAARLFGLKEFGNIYSRIGNPTVATFEQRIAALEGGVAALATSSGQAAQFIAINALAHAGDNIISTTNLYGGTYNQFKVFLPRLGIQTKFVNGDRPEDFKAAIDDKTKAIYLESIGNPKYNVPDFEAIVKVAHEAGVPVIVDNTFGAGGFFVRPLDHGVDIVVHSATKWIGGHGTTIGGVIVDSGRFDWGKHASRFPQFNDPSEGYHGLRFWDTFGAIAFIIRARVEIQRDLGAALNPFAAQQLLLGVETLSLRCERHASNALRLAHWLETNDNVSWVSYPGLASHPSHELAKKYLPRGFGGVLSFGVKGGEAAGSQVVDHFKLISNVANVGDSKTLAIHPWTTTHEQLDDKEKEASGVTADLIRISVGTEHIDDIIADFVQSFAQSATKPEEKGEPANKEKTGDADTSAAISGAT, encoded by the exons ATGGCTGAGGAGCTCTCCAAGAACTTTGAGACGCTGCAATTGCACGCCG GTCAGACCCCCGACTCGGCAACGAATTCACGCGCCGTGCCAATATACGCGACTACC TCTTTCACGTTCAATGACTCTGCCCACGCCGCAAGGCTGTTCGGCCTCAAGGAGTTCGGCAACATATACAGCAGAATCGGCAACCCCACGGTTGCCACGTTCGAGCAGCGGATCGCTGCACTCGAGGGCGGTGTGGCAGCGCTCGCTACTTCCTCTGGCCAGGCGGCCCAGTTCATCGCCATCAACGCGCTAGCCCACGCAGGCGACAACATCATCTCCACCACCAACCTCTACGGTGGCACGTACAACCAGTTCAAAGTCTTCCTCCCGCGCCTGGGCATCCAGACCAAGTTTGTCAACGGCGACAGGCCCGAGGACTTCAAGGCTGCCATCGACGATAAGACAAAGGCCATCTACCTCGAGTCCATTGGTAATCCCAAGTACAACGTCCCCGACTTCGAGGCCATTGTCAAAGTCGCACACGAAGCTGGCGTCCCTGTCATCGTAGACAACACCTTTGGCGCCGGCGGTTTCTTCGTGCGCCCCCTCGACCACGGCGTCGACATCGTGGTGCACTCCGCAACGAAATGGATCGGCGGCCACGGAACGACGATTGGGGGCGTGATCGTCGACAGCGGGCGATTCGACTGGGGCAAGCACGCCTCGCGATTCCCGCAGTTCAACGACCCGTCCGAGGGCTACCACGGCCTGAGGTTCTGGGACACGTTCGGCGCAATCGCCTTCATCATCCGCGCGCGCGTCGAGATCCAGCGCGATCTCGGCGCAGCCCTGAATCCGTTTGCGGCGCAGCAACTGCTCCTCGGCGTCGAGACGCTGAGTTTGCGCTGCGAGCGCCACGCTTCCAACGCCTTGCGCCTCGCCCACTGGCTCGAAACCAACGATAACGTGAGCTGGGTCTCGTACCCGGGCCTTGCGAGCCACCCGTCCCACGAGCTCGCTAAGAAGTACCTCCCCCGCGGCTTCGGAGGCGTGCTGTCGTTTGGCGTCAAAGGGGGGGAGGCCGCGGGGAGCCAGGTGGTGGATCACTTCAAGCTGATTTCTAATGTTGCGAATGTGGGTGACTCCAAGACACTGGCTATCCACCCGTGGACGACGACGCACGAGCAGTTGGACgataaggagaaggaggcgTCGGGTGTTACTGCG GACCTCATCCGTATCTCGGTCGGTACGGAGCACATCGACGATATCATTGCCGACTTTGTGCAGTCGTTCGCGCAGTCGGCGACGAAGCCTGAGGAGAAGGGCGAGCCGGCGAACAAGGAGAAGACGGGCGATGCTGATACTTCTGCGGCCATCTCGGGGGCTACATAG
- a CDS encoding velum formation- protein — protein sequence MSLSVIPVSNETKNTSHRQTKDGRRIRYELQVIQQPERARACGSGAKSSADRRPVDPPPIVELHIFENDQDVTFAYNANFFLHASLENARPLAAGRTAPSISSSPVLTGTPVAGMAYLDRPTPAGYFIFPDLSVRHEGKYRLSFALLENLSEVKDLDPDDPNVIHDGNRFVTNRCEVKSAPFAVFSAKKFPGLSESTALSRMVAEQGCRVRIRRDVRMRRRENKSTKDWDTYDDDNDYGQQARRTSTPESYGQQPGMPAPGAPLDERPRSMSDASNASLAPPRRPSMEDMAQAQAQAYQQPSTSYQQMPPPQTNGYSHVPAQPQYQPPYQQQQQYAPPPASHMMQPPQPSYSQPPQQQPQHQHQHQHQHQHQHQHQHQPPSQPAYSSYQTHAPMPMSQSYGYPSHHQQQSHYEPRQEQPAAHHQPIDYRRPSIPQPTQQYAPSSQQPLMSPYSPVDAYQQRSQSLSQPLQPMQTPARAASISGPSTMHPHNSHALPTLKTLQPPIGTEKLDPVSPSYNSPMNTLSSATMSANSDATNANYALHSYPAASLPPMSASGQKRSFSSTFDQSHMTQRLTQGARPVPSGPGYTYDEPDMEEPMDRAAMSYRRADGTQRQRHVPEVNV from the coding sequence ATGTCTCTCTCCGTCATTCCCGTCTCCAACGAGACCAAGAACACTTCTCACCGCCAGACAAAGGACGGCCGTCGCATCCGTTATGAGCTGCAGGTCATCCAGCAGCCCGAGCGTGCCCGTGCCTGTGGCAGTGGCGCCAAGTCGAGTGCTGACCGCCGTCCTGTTGACCCCCCACCCATTGTCGAGCTGCACATTTTCGAAAACGACCAGGACGTCACCTTCGCCTACAACGCAAACTTCTTCCTGCACGCCAGTCTCGAGAATGCCCGCCCCCTCGCTGCCGGCCGCACCGCTCCCTCCATCTCCAGCTCTCCCGTCCTCACCGGCACCCCCGTCGCCGGCATGGCCTATCTCGACCGCCCCACCCCTGCTGGCTACTTCATCTTCCCCGACCTCTCCGTCCGCCACGAGGGCAAGTATCGTCTCAGCTTTGCCCTGTTGGAGAACCTCAGCGAAGTCAAGGATCTCGACCCAGACGACCCAAACGTCATCCACGACGGTAACCGCTTCGTCACCAACCGCTGCGAGGTCAAGTCAGCTCCTTTTGCCGTCTTCTCCGCAAAGAAGTTCCCAGGCCTGTCCGAGAGTACCGCCCTCAGCCGTATGGTCGCCGAGCAAGGCTGCCGTGTCCGCATACGCCGTGACGTGAGGATGAGACGCCGTGAGAACAAGAGCACCAAGGACTGGGATACctacgacgacgacaacgactaTGGACAGCAAGCACGACGCACCTCAACCCCCGAGTCCTATGGCCAACAGCCCGGCATGCCGGCCCCGGGCGCTCCCCTAGATGAACGTCCTCGCTCCATGTCTGATGCCAGCAATGCTTCGCTCGCGCCTCCTCGCCGCCCCAGCATGGAGGACATGGcgcaggcacaggcacaggccTACCAGCAGCCAAGCACAAGCTACCAGCAAATGCCCCCGCCTCAGACGAACGGCTACTCTCACGTACCAGCCCAGCCCCAGTATCAGCCTCCGTatcaacagcaacagcagtaTGCGCCTCCGCCAGCAAGCCACATGATGCAGCCGCCTCAGCCCTCGTACTCGCAGCCGCCTCAGCAGCAAccccagcaccagcaccagcaccagcaccagcaccagcaccagcatcagcatcagcaccAGCCTCCGTCTCAGCCTGCCTACAGCAGCTACCAGACTCACGCCCCAATGCCAATGAGCCAGTCGTACGGATACCCAAGCCACCACCAGCAGCAATCTCACTACGAGCCCCGCCAGGAACAACCCGCCGCGCACCATCAACCGATCGACTACCGGAGGCCTTCGATCCCCCAGCCGACTCAACAATACGCACCCTCAAGCCAACAACCGCTCATGTCGCCCTACAGTCCTGTAGACGCCTACCAACAACGCTCGCAGTCCCTCAGCCAGCCTTTGCAGCCCATGCAAACACCAGCGCGCGCTGCCTCGATATCTGGCCCCAGCACTATGCACCCGCACAACAGCCACGCTCTGCCCACACTGAAGACGCTGCAACCACCCATTGGCACAGAAAAGCTGGACCCCGTCTCACCCTCATACAACTCTCCCATGAACACCCTCTCTTCTGCTACCATGTCTGCCAACTCGGACGCTACCAACGCCAACTACGCTCTGCACAGCTACCCTGCCGCGAGTCTTCCGCCCATGTCAGCTTCTGGACAAAAACGATCCTTCTCCAGCACCTTCGATCAGAGTCACATGACGCAGCGTCTGACGCAAGGTGCGCGACCGGTGCCGTCGGGACCGGGCTACACCTACGACGAGCCGGACATGGAGGAGCCCATGGACCGAGCGGCCATGAGCTACCGACGAGCAGACGGCACACAGCGTCAGCGTCACGTTCCAGAGGTCAACGTCTAG